The following proteins are co-located in the [Pasteurella] mairii genome:
- the cof gene encoding Cof family protein — protein sequence MMLSTFPFRAVVSDLDGTLLNAQHRIGDFTIHTLEKLAQKHIDIILATGRNYTDVSSILGKVDVEHAVMITSNGARVHDLQGNLLLTNSLPEALAFALMNIDFDPARVCVNSYQDDGWFINRDVPQLRQYHQDSGFMYEVVDFATHHGRATEKVFYIAKQAQDLLPIEQYIRQHFADQVSMTYSTPVCLEVMNKNVSKATALLQVLAGRDYQEADCIAFGDGMNDVDMLLEVGKGCIMGNADPRLKQACAQLEQIGLNQHEAVASYLRAIFGVY from the coding sequence ATGATGTTATCCACTTTTCCGTTTCGTGCTGTTGTCTCCGATTTAGACGGAACCTTGCTTAATGCCCAACATAGGATTGGCGATTTCACTATCCACACTTTGGAAAAATTGGCGCAAAAACATATCGATATTATCCTCGCTACCGGTCGAAATTATACGGATGTTTCTTCTATTTTAGGCAAAGTGGATGTGGAACACGCGGTGATGATCACCTCAAATGGCGCCCGCGTACATGATTTACAAGGCAATTTATTGTTAACCAATAGCTTGCCGGAAGCGTTGGCATTCGCCTTAATGAATATTGATTTTGATCCAGCGCGGGTTTGTGTCAATAGTTACCAAGACGACGGTTGGTTTATTAATCGCGATGTGCCGCAATTACGTCAATATCATCAAGATTCCGGTTTTATGTATGAGGTTGTCGATTTTGCAACGCATCATGGGCGCGCGACGGAAAAAGTGTTTTATATCGCCAAACAAGCGCAAGATTTGCTACCAATTGAACAATATATCCGTCAACATTTTGCCGATCAGGTCAGCATGACCTATTCCACGCCAGTGTGTTTGGAAGTGATGAATAAAAATGTGTCAAAAGCGACCGCACTTTTGCAAGTCTTAGCTGGACGGGATTATCAAGAAGCTGATTGTATCGCTTTTGGCGACGGTATGAATGATGTGGATATGTTGCTGGAAGTAGGGAAGGGCTGTATCATGGGCAATGCGGATCCGCGTTTAAAACAAGCCTGTGCACAATTGGAGCAAATTGGGCTTAACCAACATGAAGCAGTTGCTAGTTATTTACGTGCAATTTTTGGAGTTTATTAA
- the ilvA gene encoding threonine dehydratase biosynthetic codes for MINELTPNQPTGAEYLKAILSSKVYELAQVTPLEPMEKLSERLGNKIFVKREDRQPVHSFKLRGAYAMIASLTTEQNAAGVIAASAGNHAQGVALSAKNLGLNALIVMPQNTPSIKVDAVRGYGGEVLLHGANFDEAKAKAIELSQTKHMTFIPPFDHPAVISGQGSLALELLQQNTHIDRIFVPVGGGGLVAGIAVLIKQLMPEIKVIGVESKDSACLYAALNAGKPVDLERVGLFADGVAVKRIGDETFRLCQQYLDDVVLVDSDEVCAAMKDMFENVRAIAEPSGALSLAGLKKYVKEHQIQGETLVNILSGANLNFHTLRYVSERCEIGEKHEAMLAVTISETKGSFLRFCQLLGDRAVTEFNYRYADQKQACIFVGVRIRGEDEKMEIINHLQENGYSVMDLSNDDIAKTHIRYMIGGRSSSPQKERLYSFEFPEQKGALLKFLEMLGTHWNISLFHYRAHGADYGNVLAGFQLTDADEIRFNGHLEELAYTYQDVSDSPAYRYFLG; via the coding sequence ATGATAAATGAACTAACTCCAAACCAACCTACCGGTGCAGAATACTTAAAAGCGATTTTAAGTTCAAAAGTCTATGAATTGGCGCAAGTGACACCATTAGAGCCCATGGAAAAATTATCCGAACGGTTAGGCAATAAAATTTTTGTAAAACGTGAAGATCGTCAGCCGGTTCACAGTTTTAAATTACGTGGCGCTTATGCCATGATCGCAAGTCTTACAACGGAGCAAAATGCCGCCGGTGTGATTGCGGCGTCCGCCGGTAACCATGCACAAGGTGTGGCATTGTCTGCCAAAAACTTAGGTTTAAACGCCTTAATTGTGATGCCACAAAATACGCCAAGTATTAAGGTTGATGCGGTACGCGGTTATGGTGGCGAAGTGTTGTTACATGGCGCCAATTTTGACGAAGCCAAAGCCAAAGCGATTGAACTCTCGCAAACCAAACACATGACCTTTATCCCGCCATTCGATCATCCTGCGGTCATCTCCGGTCAAGGTTCTTTAGCATTGGAATTGTTACAGCAAAATACCCATATCGATCGCATTTTTGTACCCGTCGGCGGTGGCGGTTTGGTCGCGGGTATTGCGGTGTTAATCAAACAACTTATGCCGGAAATTAAAGTGATCGGCGTTGAAAGCAAAGATTCCGCCTGTTTATATGCCGCGTTAAACGCCGGTAAACCCGTTGATTTAGAACGCGTCGGGTTATTTGCTGACGGGGTGGCGGTAAAACGTATCGGCGATGAAACTTTCCGTCTTTGTCAGCAATACTTGGATGATGTGGTATTGGTTGATAGTGATGAAGTCTGCGCCGCCATGAAAGATATGTTTGAAAATGTACGTGCCATTGCTGAACCGTCGGGTGCCTTATCCCTTGCCGGACTTAAAAAATACGTCAAAGAACATCAAATTCAAGGGGAAACTTTAGTCAATATTTTGTCCGGTGCCAATTTGAATTTCCACACCTTGCGTTATGTCTCCGAACGTTGCGAAATCGGGGAAAAACACGAAGCAATGCTAGCGGTCACCATTTCGGAAACCAAAGGCAGTTTCTTACGTTTTTGCCAGTTATTAGGCGACCGCGCGGTAACGGAATTCAACTATCGCTACGCCGACCAAAAACAGGCATGCATTTTCGTCGGGGTACGCATTCGTGGTGAAGATGAAAAAATGGAAATCATTAACCACCTACAAGAAAATGGTTATTCGGTGATGGATCTATCTAACGACGATATCGCTAAAACCCATATTCGTTATATGATTGGCGGACGCTCTTCCAGCCCGCAAAAAGAGCGGTTATATAGTTTCGAGTTTCCGGAACAAAAAGGGGCGTTGTTGAAATTCTTGGAAATGCTAGGGACGCATTGGAATATTTCGCTTTTCCACTACCGTGCCCACGGTGCCGATTATGGCAACGTC
- the ilvD_1 gene encoding dihydroxy-acid dehydratase, with protein MPKLRSATSTQGRNMAGARALWRATGMKENDFGKPIIAVVNSFTQFVPGHVHLKDIGQLVAKEIEKAGGVAKEFNTIAVDDGIAMGHGGMLYSLPSRDLIADSVEYMVNAHCADAMVCISNCDKITPGMLMAALRLNIPTIFVSGGPMEAGKTKLSDKIIKLDLIDAMIQSADKNVSDEDVATVERSACPTCGSCSGMFTANSMNCLTEALGLSLPGNGSCLASHADRKQLFLDAGKQIVELCKKYYEQEDTSVLPRAIASKEAFNNAMSLDIAMGGSTNTVLHLLAAAQEAEVDFTMRDIDRLSRHVPCLSKVAPNTDKYHMEDVHRAGGIMAILGELDRAGLLHNQTRTVLGLSLAEQIAKYDIMLTKDEAVHKFFRAGPAGIRTTQAFSQDTRWESVDDDRQQGCIRSKAFAYSQDGGLAMLSGNIALDGCIVKTAGVDESILKFKGEAIVFESQEEAVDGILGGKVRAGHVVVIRYEGPKGGPGMQEMLYPTSYLKSMGLGKACALLTDGRFSGGTSGLSIGHCSPEAASGGTIGLVKDGDIIEIDIPNRKIELAVSDTELTQRRAEQDVKGWKPANRQREVSFALKVYGHFATSADKGAVRDKSKI; from the coding sequence ATGCCTAAATTACGTTCCGCGACCAGTACACAAGGTCGCAATATGGCAGGCGCACGTGCCTTATGGCGTGCAACAGGAATGAAAGAAAATGATTTTGGGAAGCCGATTATTGCGGTAGTAAACTCGTTCACGCAATTTGTCCCCGGGCATGTTCACTTAAAAGACATCGGGCAATTGGTTGCCAAAGAAATCGAAAAAGCCGGCGGTGTTGCAAAAGAATTTAATACTATTGCTGTAGATGATGGGATCGCCATGGGACATGGCGGTATGCTGTATTCTTTACCAAGCCGCGATTTAATTGCCGACAGCGTAGAATATATGGTGAACGCCCATTGCGCTGATGCCATGGTCTGTATTTCTAACTGTGATAAAATCACACCGGGAATGTTAATGGCGGCACTGCGCCTTAATATTCCGACCATTTTTGTCTCCGGCGGTCCAATGGAAGCGGGAAAAACTAAACTTTCCGATAAAATTATCAAACTTGATTTGATTGATGCCATGATCCAAAGTGCGGATAAAAATGTTTCCGACGAAGATGTGGCAACGGTAGAACGCTCCGCTTGTCCGACCTGCGGCTCTTGTTCTGGGATGTTTACCGCCAACTCTATGAACTGTTTAACCGAAGCCTTAGGATTAAGCCTACCAGGTAATGGTTCTTGTCTCGCTTCTCACGCTGATCGTAAACAATTGTTCTTAGACGCAGGAAAACAAATCGTTGAGTTATGCAAAAAATATTACGAGCAAGAGGATACTTCTGTGCTTCCGCGCGCAATCGCCAGCAAAGAGGCTTTCAATAACGCCATGAGCTTGGATATTGCCATGGGCGGTTCCACTAACACCGTATTACACTTACTTGCCGCCGCACAAGAAGCAGAAGTGGATTTTACCATGCGCGACATTGACCGCTTATCCCGCCACGTGCCTTGCTTAAGCAAAGTGGCACCAAATACAGATAAATATCATATGGAAGACGTCCACCGCGCCGGCGGGATTATGGCTATTTTAGGCGAATTGGATCGCGCTGGTTTATTGCACAACCAAACTCGTACCGTACTCGGTTTGAGTCTTGCTGAACAAATTGCCAAATACGATATTATGTTAACCAAAGATGAAGCGGTGCATAAATTCTTCCGCGCAGGACCTGCCGGTATTCGCACTACGCAAGCTTTCTCACAAGATACGCGTTGGGAAAGCGTGGATGATGATCGTCAACAGGGTTGTATCCGTAGCAAAGCATTTGCTTACAGCCAAGATGGCGGGTTGGCAATGTTATCCGGCAATATCGCTCTTGACGGTTGTATCGTCAAAACTGCCGGAGTGGATGAGTCTATTTTAAAATTCAAAGGCGAAGCCATTGTTTTTGAAAGCCAAGAAGAAGCCGTTGATGGCATTTTAGGTGGTAAAGTCCGTGCCGGGCATGTGGTGGTTATCCGCTATGAAGGACCAAAAGGCGGCCCGGGGATGCAAGAAATGTTATATCCAACCAGCTATTTAAAATCCATGGGACTTGGTAAAGCCTGTGCCTTGTTAACCGACGGGCGTTTCTCCGGCGGAACTTCTGGACTATCTATTGGTCATTGTTCACCAGAAGCAGCTTCCGGTGGTACTATTGGTCTAGTTAAAGACGGTGATATAATTGAGATCGATATTCCAAACCGAAAAATTGAATTGGCAGTTTCTGACACTGAACTTACCCAACGTCGTGCCGAACAAGATGTCAAAGGTTGGAAACCAGCAAATCGCCAACGCGAAGTGTCTTTTGCGTTAAAAGTTTATGGTCATTTCGCAACATCCGCAGATAAAGGTGCAGTACGAGATAAAAGTAAAATTTAA
- the ilvM gene encoding IlvM, with the protein MQQYQFVIKANKRPETLERLLRVIRHRGFEVLSLQAENEGTEMRLNVVVQSKRNITLLHNQLSKLPDVLALI; encoded by the coding sequence ATGCAACAATATCAATTTGTTATAAAAGCTAATAAACGACCTGAAACCCTTGAGCGCTTACTGCGCGTCATTCGTCACCGCGGATTTGAAGTGCTTTCCTTGCAAGCGGAAAATGAGGGAACAGAAATGAGATTAAATGTAGTAGTACAAAGTAAAAGAAATATTACGTTATTACACAACCAATTAAGCAAATTACCGGATGTTCTCGCGCTTATTTAA
- the ccrB gene encoding camphor resistance protein CrcB has translation MAIWQSVGLIASGAAMGATLRWGLGLWLNPIFSTLAFGTLIANYLGCLIIGILTALFWQFPAISNEWRLFLVMGFLGSLTTFSSFSAEVVENFLQDKWLLGFGVVALHLLGCLLFTALGIALWRFCSVAWA, from the coding sequence ATGGCTATTTGGCAATCCGTCGGATTAATCGCAAGCGGTGCTGCAATGGGCGCTACTTTGCGCTGGGGGCTTGGATTATGGTTAAATCCAATTTTTTCTACATTAGCTTTTGGCACATTGATTGCTAACTATTTAGGGTGTTTAATTATTGGTATTTTGACCGCGTTATTTTGGCAATTTCCCGCTATATCGAATGAATGGCGGTTATTTTTAGTAATGGGGTTTCTCGGTAGTTTAACTACCTTTTCCTCCTTTTCTGCTGAAGTTGTGGAAAATTTTCTGCAGGATAAATGGCTACTCGGTTTTGGCGTTGTGGCATTACATCTTCTCGGTTGCTTATTATTTACTGCATTAGGGATTGCCCTATGGCGTTTTTGTAGCGTGGCTTGGGCATAA
- the ilvG_1 gene encoding acetolactate synthase isozyme 2 large subunit, with product MNGANLVVECLKAHGVTTLFGYPGGAIMPVYDAIYDSGLDHLLCRNEQGAAMAAIGYARATGKTGVCIATSGPGATNLVTGLGDALMDSIPIVAITGQVSSAFIGTDAFQEADVLGLSLACTKHSFIVQNIEELPTIMAQAFQIAQSGRPGPVLVDIPKDVQFSPTTSQPVVYDKLPIMAQNSTALQQASTLLAQAKRPVLYVGGGVGMARGVKAVRAFLECSNIPSVSTLKGLGVIPPQHPLYMGMIGMHGTKAANYAVQECDLLIACGARFDDRVTGKLDTFAPHAKVIHIDIDIAEINKLRKADVALQGNLIEAIDALAQPLEIEAWRADIRRLKADFDFTYQANQGDGEIDPWALLHTLSQRKASNMIITTDVGQHQMWSAQHMQHEASENFITSAGFGTMGFGLPAAIGAAKARPQDPTMVITGDGSFMMNVQELGSIKRGHLPVKILLLDNQRLGMVRQWQSLFFHGRHSQTILDDNPDFVMLANAFDIPAERIENAGEVSAALDRLLNSEGAYLLHVCIPDEENVWPLVPPNACNNDMLDEDIGV from the coding sequence ATGAACGGTGCAAATTTAGTCGTCGAATGCTTAAAAGCCCACGGTGTAACCACATTATTCGGCTATCCCGGCGGTGCGATTATGCCAGTGTACGACGCCATCTACGATTCCGGATTGGATCATTTACTTTGTCGTAACGAACAAGGCGCGGCAATGGCTGCCATTGGGTATGCGCGCGCGACTGGAAAAACCGGCGTGTGCATTGCAACCTCCGGACCAGGCGCCACCAACTTGGTGACCGGTTTAGGTGATGCCTTAATGGATTCCATTCCTATCGTTGCCATCACCGGACAAGTCTCATCCGCCTTTATCGGCACCGATGCTTTCCAAGAAGCCGACGTATTAGGCTTATCCTTAGCTTGCACCAAACACAGTTTTATCGTACAAAATATCGAAGAATTACCCACCATCATGGCGCAAGCCTTTCAAATTGCACAAAGCGGACGCCCCGGTCCAGTATTAGTCGATATTCCGAAAGATGTTCAATTCTCTCCGACAACAAGCCAACCTGTGGTATATGATAAACTGCCAATAATGGCGCAAAATTCGACCGCACTTCAACAAGCATCAACATTATTAGCACAAGCCAAACGCCCTGTACTTTATGTAGGTGGTGGCGTCGGTATGGCTAGGGGCGTTAAAGCGGTCAGAGCCTTTCTTGAATGTAGCAATATTCCTTCCGTTTCCACCCTCAAAGGTTTAGGCGTTATTCCGCCGCAGCACCCACTGTATATGGGTATGATCGGGATGCACGGAACCAAAGCCGCGAATTATGCGGTTCAAGAATGCGATTTGTTAATTGCGTGCGGCGCCCGATTTGACGACCGCGTAACCGGTAAATTAGACACCTTTGCACCTCATGCTAAAGTGATCCACATTGATATTGATATCGCCGAAATCAACAAATTGCGCAAAGCCGACGTTGCCTTGCAAGGTAATTTAATTGAAGCCATCGATGCCCTTGCACAACCCTTGGAAATTGAGGCGTGGCGCGCGGATATTCGTCGCTTAAAAGCAGATTTTGATTTTACTTACCAAGCTAATCAAGGTGATGGCGAAATTGATCCTTGGGCACTGTTACATACCCTTTCACAACGTAAAGCGTCAAATATGATCATCACCACAGACGTCGGTCAACACCAAATGTGGTCGGCACAACACATGCAACACGAAGCGTCGGAAAACTTTATCACTTCCGCCGGATTCGGCACCATGGGCTTTGGTTTACCGGCGGCAATCGGAGCGGCAAAAGCGCGACCACAAGATCCCACCATGGTGATCACCGGCGATGGTTCCTTTATGATGAATGTGCAAGAGCTGGGATCTATCAAGCGCGGTCATTTACCGGTGAAAATTTTATTATTAGATAACCAACGCTTGGGCATGGTGCGCCAATGGCAATCCTTATTTTTCCATGGTCGCCACAGCCAAACGATTTTAGATGATAATCCGGATTTTGTGATGCTTGCCAATGCCTTTGATATTCCGGCGGAGCGCATTGAAAATGCCGGCGAAGTCTCGGCAGCATTGGATCGTTTGCTCAATAGCGAAGGCGCTTATTTGCTTCATGTTTGTATTCCGGATGAAGAAAACGTGTGGCCTTTGGTTCCGCCAAATGCCTGCAATAATGATATGTTAGATGAAGACATTGGTGTATAA